CCACGGCATCGGTGGCCCCGTCGCCGTCCCCGTCGTAGGCCACCCCGGCCACATCGTCGTCGAACCCGAAATCGCTCATCGTCCTGCTCCTCTCGTTCCGCCGGGGGCCTCCCGGTGGTGGCGTGTCAGGGGTGGGAGGGTGCGGGGGCCGCCGATGTTCCGCGCCGGGCCCCGGGGACCCCCACCCGGGCCGGCGACCGGGGCCGGGCGACCGCCCTTGGCGGGGCGATGGGGCCCCGTGCGACCATGCGGGCCGTGCTCGCCGCTCCCCGCCCGCCGCACCGCCGGGCCCGGGCCGGCCCCACCGGCCGATGAGGTTCGTCCAGGAGCGCCACCGGGAGCCGTGGCCCCTCAGAGCCCCCCGGCCCCTGGTGATCGGCCTGGCCCCCATGAACAGCGGGGTCAACGTGTCGCAGATCGCCCGGGCCGCGGCGTCGTGCGCCGTCGACCACATGATCGTGTGCGGCAACCAGCGCCTCGACCCCAAGATCTCCCGCATCGAGGACGGCCAGCTCGACATCCGTCGGCGCCGGTCCCTGGCCCCGGCCGCCCGCAAGCTCCAGCAGGAGGGCTACGAGGTGGTGGCGGTGGAGCAGACGACGCACTCCACCCCGCTGACCGAGCACCGCTTCGCCCCCCGGACCCTCCTGGTCCTGGGCAACGAGCGGCTCGGCGTCCCCGAGGACTGCCTGGAGATCGCCGACCACGCCGTGGAGATCCCCGTGTTCCGCCCGCCCCACTCGTTCAACGTGGCCATGTCGGCGGCCATCGCCCTGTACGAGTACTGCCGCCAGCACCCGGAGGGCTGAGGTGGCCTCCCCGGTCGTGCTCACCGCCCGGGGCCACCCCCAGGTCGCCGCCTCCCACGCCAAGACCCTGGAGGTGACCCGCGACCCGGACCTCACCGAGCGGGGGACCTGCATCCTGGGGGTGGACGGGCGGTGGGACGACACCGCCCTGCTCGGCCTCCGGGGCCGCCAGCGGATCACGCTGCGGGTCGGGGCCCGCACCGACGAGCTGGAGGCCACCGTCTCCCCCGGCTTCCTGGGGGGCCCGTCGCTGGTGGTCCGGCGGGGGGACGACCTGGCCGACCGGACCTTCGCCTACGCCGGCACCAAGGGCGCCGCCGGCCTGGACCGGGACCTGGTGGCCGCCCTGCGCCAGCCCGACGCCGTCCTGGAGGTCACGCTGACCCCGGTCGGGGGCGAGCCGCCCCCCGGCGTGCTCTACGTGGTGGGCCTGCCCATCGGGAACCACGAGGACCTGACGCCCCGGGGCCGGGCCGTGCTGGTCGCGGTGGACGTGGTGCTGGCCGAGGACACCCGCCGCTACCGCACCCTGGCTCGCGACCTGGGCCTGACGGCCAGGGACGTGCGCAGCCACCACCTGGGCAACGAGGCCGGGGCCGCCGACGCGCTGGTCGAGGCCCTGGCCGGCGGGGCCCGGGTGGCCCTGGTCAGCGACGCCGGCACCCCGGTGGTGAGCGACCCGGGCTACCCCCTGGTCCGCCGGGCCCGGCAGGCGGGGGTGACCGTCCGCCCCGTGCCCGGCCCCAGCGCCCCGGTGGTGGCCCTCAGCGCCGCCGGCATCCCCGCCGACCTGGTCACCTTCGCCGGGTTCCTGCCCCGCCGGGCCGCCGCCCGCCGGGCCTTCCTGGCCGACCTGGGCCGCCATCCCGGGGCCCTGGTGGTGTTCGAGGCCCCCCACCGCCTGGCCGCCACCCTGGCCGACCTGGACACCGTGCTCCCCGGCCGGGAGCTGTGCGTGGGCCGGGAGCTGACCAAGATCCACGAGGAGCTGGCCTGGACCACCACCGGGGATGCGGCCGAGGCCCTGGGCGCGGTCGAGCCCCGGGGTGAGTACACCCTGGTCATCGGGCCGGCCCCGGCCCCCGCCGCCCCCACCGGCGTGGACGACGACACGGTGCAGCGCCTGGTCCGGGCCCTGGGCGACACGGTGCCCACCCGGACCCTGGCCGATGCCCTGGCCACCGCCACCGGGCTCTCCCGTCGCGACGCCTACCGCGCCGTCCTGGCCCTCCGCGACACCGACGACGACCCCGCCGGGGACGAGGGTGACCCGCCCGAGGGCGGCCGGTGAACCGGGACGACGGGGGCGCGCCGGCCGAGGGGGCCGTCCCGGTGGTACGGGGCCGGAAGGTGGAGGACCTGGGGAGCGACGAGCTGCGGGCCCTGGTGGAGGGCGCCACCCACGTGGTGGCCGACGTGGGGGCCGGCGACGGGCGCACCGCCCACCGGCTGGCCCGGGCTCACCCGGACTGGCTGGTGGTGGGGATCGACCCGGCCTGGACCCGCCTGTCGGCCACCAGCACCCGGGCCGCCCGCCGGCCGGAGAAGGGTGGGGCCCCCAACCTGGTGCTGGTCCGAGCGGCCGCCGAGGCCCTCCCCCCTCCCCTGGCCGGCATCGCCGACGAGGTCCTGGTCCTCATGCCCTGGGGTCGGCTGCTGGACGGGGTGGTGCGGGGTGACCCCGAGGTGTGCGGCGGCCTGCGGGCCCTGGCCTGCGAGGGCGCCTCCCTGGACGTCACCATCGGCACCAGCATCTGGCGCCCGCCGGTGCCCGTGGCCCTCCGCGACCTGCCGGAGCTGACCCCCGAGGCCGCCGGGGCCGACCTGGCTCCCCGCCTGGCCGCCGCCGGGTGGGCCCTCGACGAGGCCCGCCTCCTGGGCGTGGCCGAGTTGGAGGCCGGCACCTCGTCGTGGGCCCGCCGCCTCGACGCCCGGGGCGACGAGCGCGTCCTGCACCTCCGGGCCCACGCCGTCCCCCACCCCCGCTGACGGCCGGGGTCAGGCCGGCGCCTCGGCCACCGCCGCCTCGACCAGGGCGGCCACGTCCACCGGGGCGCCGTCGGGGGTGCCGGCCCGGGCGTGGAGCAGGAACTCCACGTTGCCCTTGCGGCCCCGGATGGGCGAGGCCACCAGGCCCCGCACGGCCAGGCCGGTCCCGGCCGCGGCGGCGGCCACGTCGTGGAGGACGGCCCGCCACGTGCCGGGGTCGCGGATGATGCCCCGGGCCCGGCGGACCTCGTCGATGTCGGCCTCGTACTGGGGCTTGACCAGGGTGACCACGTCGGCCCCGGGGTCGAGGCACCCGGCCACCGCGGCCAGGAGGCGGGTCAACGACACCATGGAGGCGTCGGTGCTGGCGAAGCCGAAGGTGCCGGCCGCGGCCGGGGTCAGGCCCCGGGCGTCGGTGCGGTCCCGGGCGTCGACCCGGGGGTCGGCCAACAGGCGGGGGTGGAGGGCCGAGGGGCCGATGTCGACGGCCACCACCTCGGCCGCCCCCCGCTGGAGGAGGCAGTCCACGAAGCCGCCGGTGGAGGCGCCCACGTCCAGGGCCCGGCGGCCGGCCACGTCGATGGCCAGCCGTTCCAGGGCGTGGTCCAGCTTCTCCCCGGCCCGGCTGACGAAGCGGGGCAGCCGGGCCAGGGCCAGCACGTCGCTGGCCGCCACCCGGGTGGCCGGCGAGGTGACGGGCCCGCCGTTGCGGACCA
The sequence above is drawn from the Acidimicrobiales bacterium genome and encodes:
- a CDS encoding TlyA family RNA methyltransferase; translation: MPRPQPRRPVTRELVARGLAADEDEAEDLVEEGVVVRNGGPVTSPATRVAASDVLALARLPRFVSRAGEKLDHALERLAIDVAGRRALDVGASTGGFVDCLLQRGAAEVVAVDIGPSALHPRLLADPRVDARDRTDARGLTPAAAGTFGFASTDASMVSLTRLLAAVAGCLDPGADVVTLVKPQYEADIDEVRRARGIIRDPGTWRAVLHDVAAAAAGTGLAVRGLVASPIRGRKGNVEFLLHARAGTPDGAPVDVAALVEAAVAEAPA
- a CDS encoding TrmH family RNA methyltransferase, with product MRFVQERHREPWPLRAPRPLVIGLAPMNSGVNVSQIARAAASCAVDHMIVCGNQRLDPKISRIEDGQLDIRRRRSLAPAARKLQQEGYEVVAVEQTTHSTPLTEHRFAPRTLLVLGNERLGVPEDCLEIADHAVEIPVFRPPHSFNVAMSAAIALYEYCRQHPEG
- the rsmI gene encoding 16S rRNA (cytidine(1402)-2'-O)-methyltransferase, yielding MASPVVLTARGHPQVAASHAKTLEVTRDPDLTERGTCILGVDGRWDDTALLGLRGRQRITLRVGARTDELEATVSPGFLGGPSLVVRRGDDLADRTFAYAGTKGAAGLDRDLVAALRQPDAVLEVTLTPVGGEPPPGVLYVVGLPIGNHEDLTPRGRAVLVAVDVVLAEDTRRYRTLARDLGLTARDVRSHHLGNEAGAADALVEALAGGARVALVSDAGTPVVSDPGYPLVRRARQAGVTVRPVPGPSAPVVALSAAGIPADLVTFAGFLPRRAAARRAFLADLGRHPGALVVFEAPHRLAATLADLDTVLPGRELCVGRELTKIHEELAWTTTGDAAEALGAVEPRGEYTLVIGPAPAPAAPTGVDDDTVQRLVRALGDTVPTRTLADALATATGLSRRDAYRAVLALRDTDDDPAGDEGDPPEGGR
- a CDS encoding class I SAM-dependent methyltransferase → MNRDDGGAPAEGAVPVVRGRKVEDLGSDELRALVEGATHVVADVGAGDGRTAHRLARAHPDWLVVGIDPAWTRLSATSTRAARRPEKGGAPNLVLVRAAAEALPPPLAGIADEVLVLMPWGRLLDGVVRGDPEVCGGLRALACEGASLDVTIGTSIWRPPVPVALRDLPELTPEAAGADLAPRLAAAGWALDEARLLGVAELEAGTSSWARRLDARGDERVLHLRAHAVPHPR